In Vigna radiata var. radiata cultivar VC1973A chromosome 3, Vradiata_ver6, whole genome shotgun sequence, the following proteins share a genomic window:
- the LOC106756765 gene encoding uncharacterized protein LOC106756765 isoform X3: protein MIHSRRALILPRWSLGSLSLSFCRSRIETLIFPHSNHHCVPLVPWLIDGDALLLNNGGFAFLNPTHAFHRRIIQSMDLVFTEGRRIHAGRVEPPDAKLIVIFLNLFGDVQSIKRVEDMHAKLFLPHRSMSELKKRHVEDFLSSDKVKTSRTYSAQSPAQSMIGAYPNAQNQWTNYGVQPETWPSVTQAQGQQWTAGYVR, encoded by the exons ATGATTCACTCCCGTCGAGCCCTCATTCTTCCTCGGTGGAGCCTTGGTTCTCTTTCGTTGAGCTTTTGTAGGTCGCGcattgaaaccctaattttcccTCATTCAAACCATCATTGTGTGCCATTGGTACCGTGGTTAATAG ATGGAGATGCTCTTTTGCTCAACAATGGTGGGTTTGCCTTTCTTAATCCCACCCATGCTTTTCATAGGAGAATTATTCAAAGCATGGACCTCGTGTTCACAG AGGGAAGGAGAATTCATGCAGGCCGTGTGGAGCCCCCTGatgcaaaattaattgttatt TTTTTGAATCTCTTTGGAGATGTTCAATCAATCAAGAGAGTAGAGGATATGCATGCCAAATTGTTTTTGCCACACAGAAGCATGTCGGAGTTGAAGAAACGTCATGTTGAGGATTTCTTATCTTCAGACAAAGTTAAAACGTCAAGAACTTATTCTGCTCAATCACCAGCCCAATCCATGATTGGTGCGTATCCAAATGCACAAAACCAATGGACTAATTATGGAGTACAACCTGAAACTTGGCCTTCGGTTACACAAGCACAGGGGCAACAGTGGACTGCTGGCTACGTCCGGTAG
- the LOC111241422 gene encoding uncharacterized protein LOC111241422 isoform X1: MFNVLCRFWSRSRFSGRPSCDTIVNNISEAFNSVIVDARGKPIITMLEEIHSYLMKRWASNRQKITKYEGFICPKIQKRLHKELQKTQYWIPNWSGLQVFEIRHTSNIAEKYVVDVDKRDCSCRKWLLTGIPCCHALTAMRFLNMNPEDFIPNWFRTTTYEETYNPIIFSVNGPELWQRTSYPDILPPPNRVLPGRPRKKRRLESWEQMRDDTQLGQAGIPKRCGICRQLGHRRTNCPQASQHQHDQPTTNPTQGSEQQDQQPTQDATQGTQQEDHQPTSHATQGSQITHDDTSRPV; the protein is encoded by the exons ATGTTCAACGTTCTTTGCAGGTTTTGGTCTAGGTCAAGGTTTTCAGGAAGACCTTCATGTGACACAATCGTGAATAACATCTCTGAAGCTTTTAACAGCGTCATTGTAGATGCAAGGGGGAAACCTATTATAACAATGTTGGAAGAGATTCACAGCTACCTAATGAAAAGGTGGGCATCCAACAGACAGAAGATAACTAAGTATGAAGGTTTCATTTGCCCCAAAATTCAAAAGAGACTTCATAAGGAGCTACAGAAGACACaatattggatacctaa TTGGTCAGGGCTGCAAGTATTTGAGATCCGGCATACCTCCAACATTGCAGAAAAATATGTGGTTGATGTAGACAAAAGAGATTGTAGCTGCAGGAAGTGGCTTCTGACAGGGATACCTTGCTGCCATGCACTCACAGCTATGAGGTTTTTAAACATGAATCCAGAAGACTTCATACCAAATTGGTTTAGGACCACCACTTATGAAGAAACTTACAATCCAATAATTTTCTCTGTGAATGGACCTGAGCTATGGCAAAGAACATCATATCCTGATATTTTGCCTCCTCCTAATAGGGTCTTGCCAGGTAGaccaagaaaaaagagaagactGGAGAGTTGGGAGCAAATGAGGGATGATACTCAACTTGGACAAGCTGGAATCCCAAAGAGATGTGGCATTTGTAGGCAATTAGGGCATAGAAGAACTAATTGCCCTCAAGCAAGTCAACATCAACACGACCAACCTACAACAAACCCCACTCAAGGAAGTGAACAACAAGACCAACAACCTACACAAGATGCCACTCAAGGAACTCAACAAGAAGACCACCAACCTACATCACATGCCACTCAAGGAAGTCAAATTACTCATGATGACACTTCAAGACCAGTTTAG
- the LOC111241423 gene encoding uncharacterized serine-rich protein C215.13-like: MKSFFSGKYVPSTHLYSFILTDSENTPISPYRGVSFLESSSLSSILPHSSDSHSLSDKPIACACNFDLPLPLPIPISKSSSSTSSSACTPTFTISSSLSTSSSSTSSFACTTTSTNSSSLSNSSYKSPPSSATTSSTSLPPSSTTISSTSSPLISATTSSPQRTSLPASASSPPTSASSPPTSASSPPSASPYCPPSSSTFCSPPTTCSPRPQPTSTSLP; this comes from the coding sequence atgaaatcatttttttcagGGAAGTATGTCCCTAGTACCcatttatattctttcatattaaCCGACTCTGAGAATACCCCAATATCTCCATATCGGGGTGTTTCATTCCTTGAATCATCATCACTTTCATCAATACTACCACATTCATCAGATTCCCACTCACTATCTGATAAGCCCATAGCCTGTGCATGCAACTTTGATCTCCCCCTTCCACTTCCTATACCTATTTCAAAGTCCTCctcttcaacttcttcatctgCATGCACACCAACATTCACCATCTCATCTTCACTATCAACATCCTCCTCTTCGACTTCTTCATTTGCATGCACAACAACATCCACCAACTCATCTTCACTATCAAACTCCTCCTACAAATCACCACCATCATCAGCAACTACATCTTCAACATCTTTACCACCATCATCAACAACTATATCTTCAACATCTTCACCACTAATATCAGCAACTACATCTTCCCCACAACGAACTTCACTACCAGCTTCAGCTTCTTCACCACCAACTTCAGCTTCTTCACCACCAACTTCAGCTTCTTCACCACCATCAGCTTCACCATATTGTCCACCATCCTCCTCGACATTTTGTTCACCACCAACTACATGTTCCCCTAGACCACAACCAACTTCAACTTCTTTACCATAA
- the LOC106756765 gene encoding uncharacterized protein LOC106756765 isoform X2 — MIHSRRALILPRWSLGSLSLSFCRSRIETLIFPHSNHHCVPLVPWLIEGRRIHAGRVEPPDAKLIVIFLNLFGDVQSIKRVEDMHAKLFLPHRSMSELKKRHVEDFLSSDKVKTSRTYSAQSPAQSMIGAYPNAQNQWTNYGVQPETWPSVTQAQGQQWTAGYVRLLTGLMLDMAAIMQILNCLQQFHLVLHTGPILFLIVS, encoded by the exons ATGATTCACTCCCGTCGAGCCCTCATTCTTCCTCGGTGGAGCCTTGGTTCTCTTTCGTTGAGCTTTTGTAGGTCGCGcattgaaaccctaattttcccTCATTCAAACCATCATTGTGTGCCATTGGTACCGTGGTTAATAG AGGGAAGGAGAATTCATGCAGGCCGTGTGGAGCCCCCTGatgcaaaattaattgttatt TTTTTGAATCTCTTTGGAGATGTTCAATCAATCAAGAGAGTAGAGGATATGCATGCCAAATTGTTTTTGCCACACAGAAGCATGTCGGAGTTGAAGAAACGTCATGTTGAGGATTTCTTATCTTCAGACAAAGTTAAAACGTCAAGAACTTATTCTGCTCAATCACCAGCCCAATCCATGATTGGTGCGTATCCAAATGCACAAAACCAATGGACTAATTATGGAGTACAACCTGAAACTTGGCCTTCGGTTACACAAGCACAGGGGCAACAGTGGACTGCTGGCTACGTCCG GCTTCTTACGGGGCTTATGTTGGATATGGCGGCAATTATGCAAATTCTCAATTGCCTACAACAGTTCCACCTTGTACTGCATACGGGGCCTATCCTCTTTCTTATAGTTAGTTAA
- the LOC106756765 gene encoding uncharacterized protein LOC106756765 isoform X1 produces MIHSRRALILPRWSLGSLSLSFCRSRIETLIFPHSNHHCVPLVPWLIDGDALLLNNGGFAFLNPTHAFHRRIIQSMDLVFTEGRRIHAGRVEPPDAKLIVIFLNLFGDVQSIKRVEDMHAKLFLPHRSMSELKKRHVEDFLSSDKVKTSRTYSAQSPAQSMIGAYPNAQNQWTNYGVQPETWPSVTQAQGQQWTAGYVRLLTGLMLDMAAIMQILNCLQQFHLVLHTGPILFLIVS; encoded by the exons ATGATTCACTCCCGTCGAGCCCTCATTCTTCCTCGGTGGAGCCTTGGTTCTCTTTCGTTGAGCTTTTGTAGGTCGCGcattgaaaccctaattttcccTCATTCAAACCATCATTGTGTGCCATTGGTACCGTGGTTAATAG ATGGAGATGCTCTTTTGCTCAACAATGGTGGGTTTGCCTTTCTTAATCCCACCCATGCTTTTCATAGGAGAATTATTCAAAGCATGGACCTCGTGTTCACAG AGGGAAGGAGAATTCATGCAGGCCGTGTGGAGCCCCCTGatgcaaaattaattgttatt TTTTTGAATCTCTTTGGAGATGTTCAATCAATCAAGAGAGTAGAGGATATGCATGCCAAATTGTTTTTGCCACACAGAAGCATGTCGGAGTTGAAGAAACGTCATGTTGAGGATTTCTTATCTTCAGACAAAGTTAAAACGTCAAGAACTTATTCTGCTCAATCACCAGCCCAATCCATGATTGGTGCGTATCCAAATGCACAAAACCAATGGACTAATTATGGAGTACAACCTGAAACTTGGCCTTCGGTTACACAAGCACAGGGGCAACAGTGGACTGCTGGCTACGTCCG GCTTCTTACGGGGCTTATGTTGGATATGGCGGCAATTATGCAAATTCTCAATTGCCTACAACAGTTCCACCTTGTACTGCATACGGGGCCTATCCTCTTTCTTATAGTTAGTTAA
- the LOC111241422 gene encoding uncharacterized protein LOC111241422 isoform X2 has translation MFNVLCRFWSRSRFSGRPSCDTIVNNISEAFNSVIVDARGKPIITMLEEIHSYLMKRWASNRQKITKYEGFICPKIQKRLHKELQKTQYWIPNWSGLQVFEIRHTSNIAEKYVVDVDKRDCSCRKWLLTGIPCCHALTAMRVLPGRPRKKRRLESWEQMRDDTQLGQAGIPKRCGICRQLGHRRTNCPQASQHQHDQPTTNPTQGSEQQDQQPTQDATQGTQQEDHQPTSHATQGSQITHDDTSRPV, from the exons ATGTTCAACGTTCTTTGCAGGTTTTGGTCTAGGTCAAGGTTTTCAGGAAGACCTTCATGTGACACAATCGTGAATAACATCTCTGAAGCTTTTAACAGCGTCATTGTAGATGCAAGGGGGAAACCTATTATAACAATGTTGGAAGAGATTCACAGCTACCTAATGAAAAGGTGGGCATCCAACAGACAGAAGATAACTAAGTATGAAGGTTTCATTTGCCCCAAAATTCAAAAGAGACTTCATAAGGAGCTACAGAAGACACaatattggatacctaa TTGGTCAGGGCTGCAAGTATTTGAGATCCGGCATACCTCCAACATTGCAGAAAAATATGTGGTTGATGTAGACAAAAGAGATTGTAGCTGCAGGAAGTGGCTTCTGACAGGGATACCTTGCTGCCATGCACTCACAGCTATGAG GGTCTTGCCAGGTAGaccaagaaaaaagagaagactGGAGAGTTGGGAGCAAATGAGGGATGATACTCAACTTGGACAAGCTGGAATCCCAAAGAGATGTGGCATTTGTAGGCAATTAGGGCATAGAAGAACTAATTGCCCTCAAGCAAGTCAACATCAACACGACCAACCTACAACAAACCCCACTCAAGGAAGTGAACAACAAGACCAACAACCTACACAAGATGCCACTCAAGGAACTCAACAAGAAGACCACCAACCTACATCACATGCCACTCAAGGAAGTCAAATTACTCATGATGACACTTCAAGACCAGTTTAG
- the LOC106756765 gene encoding uncharacterized protein LOC106756765 isoform X4, whose translation MDLVFTEGRRIHAGRVEPPDAKLIVIFLNLFGDVQSIKRVEDMHAKLFLPHRSMSELKKRHVEDFLSSDKVKTSRTYSAQSPAQSMIGAYPNAQNQWTNYGVQPETWPSVTQAQGQQWTAGYVRLLTGLMLDMAAIMQILNCLQQFHLVLHTGPILFLIVS comes from the exons ATGGACCTCGTGTTCACAG AGGGAAGGAGAATTCATGCAGGCCGTGTGGAGCCCCCTGatgcaaaattaattgttatt TTTTTGAATCTCTTTGGAGATGTTCAATCAATCAAGAGAGTAGAGGATATGCATGCCAAATTGTTTTTGCCACACAGAAGCATGTCGGAGTTGAAGAAACGTCATGTTGAGGATTTCTTATCTTCAGACAAAGTTAAAACGTCAAGAACTTATTCTGCTCAATCACCAGCCCAATCCATGATTGGTGCGTATCCAAATGCACAAAACCAATGGACTAATTATGGAGTACAACCTGAAACTTGGCCTTCGGTTACACAAGCACAGGGGCAACAGTGGACTGCTGGCTACGTCCG GCTTCTTACGGGGCTTATGTTGGATATGGCGGCAATTATGCAAATTCTCAATTGCCTACAACAGTTCCACCTTGTACTGCATACGGGGCCTATCCTCTTTCTTATAGTTAGTTAA